One window from the genome of Musa acuminata AAA Group cultivar baxijiao unplaced genomic scaffold, Cavendish_Baxijiao_AAA HiC_scaffold_1033, whole genome shotgun sequence encodes:
- the LOC103999753 gene encoding protein RADIALIS-like 3 gives MASGSVTTCWTAKQNKMFEKALAVYDQDTPDRWHHVARAVGGKTVDEVKRHYELLVADVRRIEKGHMPYATYLSSGIRG, from the coding sequence ATGGCATCCGGTTCGGTGACCACCTGCTGGACCGCGAAGCAGAACAAGATGTTCGAGAAGGCGCTGGCGGTGTACGACCAAGACACGCCGGACCGCTGGCACCACGTCGCCCGCGCCGTCGGAGGGAAGACCGTGGACGAAGTGAAGCGCCACTACGAGCTGCTCGTCGCAGACGTCCGCCGGATCGAGAAGGGCCATATGCCTTACGCCACCTACCTCTCATCTGGGATCAGGG